In a single window of the Helicobacter felis ATCC 49179 genome:
- the fliF gene encoding flagellar basal-body MS-ring/collar protein FliF, which produces MDFKGLFQQIIDLFARLNKAQKITIVSAFVLVVAFLIFLLVYPTKGNNDLSNYGVLFEGMDNSDNALVLQYLQQKQIPYKIPKDDTILIPKDKIYEERIALASQGIPKTSKVGYEIFDTKDFGATDFDQNIKYIRAIEGELSRTIESLTPIDKASVHIAIPKDSVFVSREIPPTASVMLKIKPNMRLLPKQILGIKNLIAASVPKLTVENVKLVNENGEPLGEDDELDTTKELAQAQLHYKQNFENLLESKISNILAPIVGGRDKVVAKVSAEFDFSQKKSTKETFDPNNVVRSEQSMEEKREGYPKKQVGGVPGVVSNIGPVQGVANDQLKEKYEKSTNTTNYEVGKTVSEIKGEFGVLTRLNAAVVVDGRYKKVDKNGTETIEYVPLSAEEMDKINALVKQAIGYSQSRGDAVAVSNFEFNAKTAKYVPISAYEKFVNTTERYLGPFSSLFKYLIIGLILYVFYKKVITPFSQRMLEIQPDEEEKVQSLFAMDEDDEEEIDRFGEMRKKVEDQLGLSASFNEEDVKYDIMLERVKGALKEKPAEVASLFQLLIKDEVAITTTKGN; this is translated from the coding sequence GTGGATTTTAAGGGTTTATTCCAACAGATCATCGATCTTTTTGCCCGGCTCAACAAGGCGCAAAAGATCACCATTGTTTCAGCCTTTGTCTTGGTGGTGGCCTTTCTTATTTTCCTACTTGTTTATCCCACTAAAGGGAATAACGATCTCTCCAATTATGGTGTGCTCTTTGAGGGGATGGATAATAGCGACAATGCTTTAGTTCTGCAATATTTGCAACAAAAACAAATCCCTTATAAAATCCCCAAAGACGACACAATTCTAATCCCCAAAGATAAGATTTATGAAGAGAGAATCGCGTTGGCTTCGCAGGGGATTCCCAAAACCAGTAAAGTAGGCTATGAAATCTTTGATACAAAAGATTTTGGCGCAACAGATTTTGATCAAAATATCAAATATATCCGCGCTATTGAGGGGGAACTGAGCCGCACTATTGAGAGTTTAACGCCCATTGATAAAGCCAGTGTGCACATCGCCATTCCCAAAGATAGCGTCTTTGTCAGTCGAGAGATTCCTCCTACCGCTTCTGTGATGCTCAAAATCAAGCCCAATATGCGCCTTTTGCCCAAACAGATCCTTGGAATCAAGAATCTAATTGCTGCCTCTGTGCCTAAGCTCACTGTGGAGAATGTCAAATTAGTCAATGAAAATGGTGAGCCTTTAGGAGAAGATGATGAATTAGACACCACTAAGGAGTTAGCTCAAGCCCAACTCCACTATAAGCAGAATTTTGAAAATCTACTAGAAAGCAAGATTTCTAACATTCTAGCTCCCATTGTAGGAGGGCGCGATAAAGTTGTCGCTAAGGTAAGCGCAGAATTTGATTTCAGTCAAAAGAAAAGCACAAAAGAAACTTTTGATCCAAATAATGTCGTGCGTAGCGAACAAAGTATGGAGGAAAAAAGAGAGGGTTATCCTAAAAAACAAGTGGGTGGAGTGCCTGGCGTGGTGAGTAATATCGGGCCTGTGCAAGGTGTCGCCAACGATCAGCTCAAAGAAAAATACGAAAAATCTACCAACACCACAAACTACGAAGTAGGGAAGACGGTTAGCGAAATCAAGGGCGAATTTGGCGTGCTCACTCGCTTGAATGCGGCCGTTGTTGTGGATGGGCGTTATAAAAAAGTGGATAAAAACGGGACAGAAACAATTGAGTATGTGCCTTTGAGCGCTGAGGAAATGGACAAGATCAACGCGCTTGTCAAACAGGCCATAGGTTATAGCCAAAGCCGTGGAGATGCGGTGGCGGTGAGCAATTTTGAGTTCAATGCCAAAACCGCCAAATATGTGCCTATCAGTGCCTATGAGAAATTTGTCAACACCACAGAGAGATACTTAGGACCTTTCTCCTCCCTCTTTAAGTATCTTATCATCGGGTTAATTCTCTATGTTTTTTACAAAAAAGTCATCACCCCTTTCAGCCAGCGTATGCTAGAAATCCAGCCAGATGAAGAAGAAAAAGTTCAATCTCTCTTTGCGATGGATGAGGATGATGAAGAAGAGATCGATCGTTTTGGAGAAATGCGTAAAAAAGTGGAGGATCAGCTAGGGTTGAGCGCGAGCTTTAATGAAGAAGATGTGAAGTATGATATTATGCTAGAGCGCGTTAAGGGCGCGCTCAAAGAAAAACCCGCAGAGGTGGCTTCTTTATTTCAGTTGTTAATTAAGGATGAGGTGGCAATCACTACCACAAAAGGAAACTAA
- the napA gene encoding periplasmic nitrate reductase subunit alpha, which translates to MTNRSSEHRIQDNSRREFLKSVAITSALGSAGLLTPPNLAAKAEQAQAGWKWDKAVCRFCGTGCGIMVATKDDRIVATKGDPLAPVNRGLNCIKGYFNSKIMYGADRLVEPLLRVNEKGEFDKKGKFKPISWQRAFDEMEKQFKKYYQELGVTGIGIFGSGQYTIQEGYAASKLIKAGFRSNNIDPNARHCMASAVVGFMQTFGIDEPSGCYDDIEATDTIITWGANMAEMHPILWSRVSDHKLNNANKVKVVNLTTFTNRTSGIADMEIIFTPNTDLAIWNYIAREIVYNHPEAIDQDFINKHIVFATGYADIGYGMRSDPSHPGFRPSEKDTVEKQNAITLDEEEAIALKHLGVKAGDVLKMEHQNEVGKHWEITFAQFKEALEPYTLEYVAKVAKGDANESLEVFAHKLQQLAKLYIEKDRKVVSFWTMGFNQHTRGSWVNEQAYMVHFLLGKQAKPGCGAFSLTGQPSACGTAREVGTFAHRLPADMVVTNPEHVKTAEKLWHVPHGTLNPKPGYHFVAMMRALEDAKVKFIWVQVNNPWQNTANANHWIKSAREMDNFIVVSDCYPGISAKVADLILPSAMIYEKWGAYGNAERRSQHWKQQVTPLGSAMSDTWQILEFAKRFKLKEVWGEQKVDDKLTLPSVLAQARKMGYKSTDTLYDVLFANKYAKRYKSTDPIAKGAPNSEMHGDKRHVVGSDGKPFRGYGFFIQKYLWEEYRKFGVGHGHDLAYFDDYHYARGLRWPVVNGKETRWRFNTQYDYYAKKAAPDSDFAFYGKAGKKLVSGDLKAPTNDTPKSLENKAKIFFRPFMKAPERPSKEYPFWLATGRVLEHWHSGTMTMRVPELFRAVPEALCYMHEEDGKKLGVNQGDAVWIESRRGRVKARVDMHGRNTPPVGLVYVPWFDENVFINKVCLDATCPLSKQTDYKKCAVKITKA; encoded by the coding sequence ATGACAAACCGATCATCTGAACACCGCATACAAGACAACTCTAGACGCGAATTTTTAAAATCTGTGGCTATCACCTCGGCTTTGGGCAGTGCTGGATTGCTCACTCCTCCAAACCTAGCGGCCAAAGCAGAGCAGGCCCAAGCGGGCTGGAAGTGGGATAAGGCAGTGTGCCGTTTCTGTGGCACGGGCTGTGGAATTATGGTTGCCACTAAGGATGATAGAATTGTTGCTACCAAAGGCGATCCTCTTGCTCCTGTCAATCGTGGTTTAAATTGCATCAAAGGTTATTTTAACTCCAAAATCATGTATGGAGCTGACCGGCTTGTAGAACCCCTTTTGCGCGTAAACGAAAAGGGTGAGTTTGATAAAAAAGGCAAATTTAAACCCATCTCTTGGCAACGCGCCTTTGATGAAATGGAAAAGCAGTTTAAAAAATATTATCAAGAATTAGGGGTTACTGGGATTGGGATTTTTGGAAGCGGACAATACACCATTCAAGAAGGTTATGCGGCCAGCAAGCTCATCAAAGCTGGGTTTAGAAGCAATAACATCGATCCTAATGCGCGCCACTGCATGGCCAGCGCGGTGGTAGGTTTCATGCAAACCTTTGGCATCGATGAGCCTAGCGGATGTTATGATGACATTGAGGCTACCGATACTATCATCACTTGGGGGGCAAATATGGCCGAAATGCACCCCATTTTGTGGTCTAGGGTGAGCGATCACAAACTCAACAACGCCAATAAAGTTAAAGTAGTCAATCTGACCACTTTTACAAACCGCACCTCTGGGATAGCGGATATGGAGATCATCTTCACCCCCAATACGGATTTAGCCATTTGGAATTACATCGCTAGAGAAATCGTTTATAACCATCCAGAGGCCATTGATCAAGATTTTATCAATAAGCATATTGTCTTTGCTACCGGCTATGCAGACATTGGCTATGGCATGCGCTCAGATCCCAGCCATCCGGGCTTTAGACCCAGTGAAAAAGACACCGTAGAAAAACAAAATGCGATCACCCTAGATGAGGAGGAGGCGATCGCCCTCAAACACTTGGGAGTCAAGGCGGGCGATGTGTTAAAAATGGAACACCAAAATGAAGTGGGCAAACATTGGGAGATCACCTTTGCCCAATTCAAAGAAGCCCTAGAGCCCTACACTTTGGAATATGTCGCTAAAGTGGCCAAAGGGGACGCTAATGAATCCTTAGAGGTTTTTGCGCATAAATTGCAACAATTAGCCAAACTTTATATTGAAAAAGATCGCAAGGTGGTGAGCTTTTGGACCATGGGCTTTAACCAACACACAAGAGGATCATGGGTCAATGAACAGGCCTACATGGTGCATTTTCTATTAGGCAAGCAAGCCAAACCGGGTTGTGGAGCGTTTTCTCTCACCGGTCAGCCTAGCGCGTGCGGCACGGCTAGAGAAGTGGGCACTTTTGCCCACCGCCTGCCTGCAGATATGGTGGTTACAAACCCCGAGCATGTCAAAACTGCCGAAAAGCTTTGGCATGTGCCCCATGGCACCCTCAACCCCAAGCCCGGCTACCATTTTGTAGCGATGATGCGCGCGCTCGAAGACGCTAAAGTTAAATTTATTTGGGTGCAGGTGAATAACCCTTGGCAAAATACAGCCAATGCCAACCATTGGATCAAATCTGCTAGAGAGATGGATAACTTTATCGTGGTGAGCGATTGCTATCCGGGAATTAGTGCTAAAGTGGCGGATTTGATCTTGCCCAGTGCGATGATTTATGAAAAATGGGGAGCTTATGGGAATGCCGAGCGCAGAAGCCAACACTGGAAACAGCAGGTTACTCCATTGGGTTCTGCAATGAGCGACACTTGGCAGATTTTAGAATTTGCTAAACGCTTTAAGCTCAAAGAGGTGTGGGGAGAGCAAAAAGTGGATGACAAGCTCACCTTACCCAGTGTGTTAGCCCAAGCGCGCAAGATGGGTTATAAAAGCACGGATACTCTCTATGATGTGCTCTTTGCCAACAAATACGCCAAACGCTACAAAAGCACAGACCCCATCGCCAAAGGCGCGCCTAATTCTGAGATGCATGGGGACAAACGCCATGTCGTGGGCAGTGATGGCAAACCCTTTAGAGGCTATGGATTCTTTATTCAAAAATATCTTTGGGAGGAATACCGCAAATTTGGAGTAGGGCATGGGCATGATTTGGCCTATTTTGATGACTACCACTACGCTAGAGGTCTAAGATGGCCTGTGGTCAATGGTAAAGAAACCCGTTGGCGTTTTAATACGCAGTATGACTACTACGCCAAAAAGGCTGCTCCAGATAGTGATTTTGCCTTTTATGGCAAGGCGGGCAAGAAACTTGTCAGTGGGGATCTTAAAGCTCCTACAAACGACACGCCTAAAAGCCTAGAAAACAAGGCCAAGATTTTCTTTAGACCTTTTATGAAAGCTCCCGAACGCCCTAGTAAAGAATACCCCTTTTGGCTAGCCACAGGGCGGGTTTTAGAACATTGGCACAGTGGCACGATGACCATGCGCGTGCCCGAGCTCTTTAGAGCTGTGCCTGAGGCCTTGTGTTATATGCATGAAGAAGATGGCAAAAAACTAGGAGTCAATCAAGGCGATGCGGTGTGGATTGAATCTCGGAGAGGCAGAGTCAAGGCGCGGGTGGATATGCACGGGCGCAACACGCCCCCAGTAGGCTTAGTGTATGTGCCTTGGTTTGATGAAAATGTCTTTATTAATAAGGTGTGCTTAGATGCGACCTGCCCACTCTCCAAACAAACCGACTACAAAAAGTGCGCGGTAAAAATTACTAAAGCCTAA
- a CDS encoding ribonuclease HII: MILGIDEAGRGCWCGSLFVAGVSCDQNVASAFVRLELKESKQLSRTKRFEFATQIIQDTRITSVVVSKSAPEIDHKGLSVCMQEAITEIVSKLPTIKHVRLDGNTLFKLEFAHLESFEAIIKGDDKIPQIAMASILAKAHKDREMSVLDERYPEYGFARHCGYGTCTHALAIAKYGLIQEHRKSFKIWSLEVQGL; encoded by the coding sequence GTGATTTTAGGAATCGATGAGGCGGGGCGGGGGTGCTGGTGCGGCTCTTTGTTTGTAGCAGGAGTGAGCTGTGATCAGAATGTAGCTAGCGCGTTTGTGCGCTTAGAACTTAAAGAGAGTAAACAGCTAAGTAGGACTAAACGCTTTGAATTTGCCACACAAATTATCCAAGATACACGCATTACTAGCGTGGTGGTGAGCAAAAGCGCGCCAGAGATCGATCACAAGGGTTTGAGCGTGTGCATGCAAGAGGCGATCACAGAGATTGTTTCAAAATTGCCCACTATCAAGCATGTACGCCTAGATGGGAATACTCTTTTTAAATTAGAGTTTGCGCATTTAGAGAGCTTTGAAGCTATTATCAAGGGAGATGATAAAATCCCTCAAATTGCGATGGCCTCCATCTTAGCCAAGGCGCATAAAGATCGAGAGATGTCAGTCTTAGATGAACGCTACCCAGAGTATGGCTTTGCTAGGCATTGTGGCTATGGCACGTGCACACACGCCTTAGCCATTGCCAAATACGGACTAATTCAAGAACACCGCAAGAGTTTTAAAATTTGGTCTTTAGAGGTGCAAGGCTTGTAA